A section of the Rhizobium sp. BG4 genome encodes:
- a CDS encoding nitroreductase family protein translates to MTTSNSRESQFPIDAMFLDRWSPRAFTGEVISEEQLLTILDAAHWAPSSANQQPWRFIYALKGSEHFETLLGLLVEANQEWAKNASALLFVVSRGFSGEFSEGKKSYTHSFDAGTAWGYFALQARLSGFYAHGMGGIKHDEIMKTFEIPEGYRVEAGIAFGRLADKSVLSERNQAREFPSQRKPLSEVAFNGKFIAD, encoded by the coding sequence ATGACCACAAGCAACAGCCGCGAATCCCAATTTCCGATCGATGCCATGTTTCTCGACCGCTGGTCGCCGCGCGCCTTCACCGGCGAAGTCATCAGCGAAGAGCAGCTTCTGACCATCCTCGACGCCGCCCATTGGGCGCCCTCCTCCGCCAACCAGCAGCCCTGGCGCTTCATCTACGCGCTGAAGGGCTCCGAGCATTTCGAGACACTGCTTGGTTTGCTGGTCGAGGCCAATCAGGAATGGGCGAAGAATGCTTCAGCGTTGCTCTTCGTCGTTTCCCGCGGCTTCAGCGGCGAGTTCTCCGAAGGCAAGAAGAGCTACACGCATTCCTTCGATGCCGGTACGGCCTGGGGCTATTTCGCCCTGCAGGCGCGGCTTTCCGGCTTCTATGCGCATGGCATGGGCGGCATCAAACACGACGAGATCATGAAGACTTTCGAGATCCCGGAAGGCTACCGCGTCGAAGCCGGCATCGCATTCGGCCGTCTGGCGGACAAGAGCGTGCTTTCCGAACGCAACCAGGCGCGGGAATTTCCGAGCCAGCGCAAGCCGCTCTCGGAAGTCGCCTTCAACGGCAAGTTCATCGCCGACTAA
- the secB gene encoding protein-export chaperone SecB, giving the protein MADENNGAGAVSPSLTILAQYTKDLSFENPGAPRSLQARETAPAINISVNVNANPLSDTDFDVVLSLNAEAKDGDKTVFHTELVYGGVFRIAGFPQEHMLPVLFIECPRMLFPFARQIIADVTRNGGFPPLMIDPIDFAQMFAQRVAEEQTRAKVQTN; this is encoded by the coding sequence ATGGCTGATGAAAACAACGGCGCCGGCGCAGTAAGCCCGAGCCTCACCATTCTCGCTCAGTACACGAAGGATCTTTCCTTCGAAAACCCGGGCGCGCCGCGTTCGCTGCAGGCCCGGGAGACGGCGCCGGCGATCAATATCAGCGTCAACGTCAATGCCAACCCGCTCTCCGACACCGACTTCGACGTCGTTCTCTCGCTGAACGCCGAAGCCAAGGATGGCGACAAGACGGTATTCCACACCGAGCTCGTCTATGGCGGCGTTTTCCGCATCGCCGGCTTCCCGCAGGAACACATGCTGCCGGTTCTCTTCATCGAGTGCCCGCGCATGCTCTTCCCGTTCGCCCGCCAGATCATCGCTGACGTGACGCGCAACGGCGGCTTCCCGCCGCTGATGATCGACCCGATCGATTTCGCGCAGATGTTTGCTCAGCGCGTTGCCGAAGAGCAGACCCGCGCCAAGGTTCAGACGAACTGA
- a CDS encoding FxsA family protein, which yields MRLTMLPGFMLLLPLAEIAGFVIVGRVIGVLATLGLVVLGVVIGMAILRRQGLGILQKMSAEGQSGVVPGRELLKPAMFVIAGLLFMIPGFISDILAILICIPAVRDLAWKYVSRRFVVVGGRNGFTASAGPDFRNRNPSAGGKVVDLDEDDFKREPNQNSPWSGKRLGD from the coding sequence ATGCGATTGACAATGCTTCCCGGTTTCATGCTGCTTTTGCCGCTGGCAGAGATCGCAGGCTTCGTGATCGTCGGCCGCGTGATCGGCGTTCTGGCGACGCTGGGACTGGTGGTTCTGGGCGTCGTCATCGGCATGGCGATCCTGCGCCGGCAGGGCTTGGGCATCCTGCAGAAGATGTCGGCAGAGGGACAGTCCGGCGTGGTTCCCGGCCGCGAACTGCTGAAACCGGCAATGTTTGTGATCGCCGGCCTGCTGTTCATGATCCCCGGTTTCATCTCGGATATCCTGGCGATCCTGATCTGCATTCCCGCCGTTCGCGATCTCGCATGGAAATATGTGAGCCGCAGGTTCGTGGTCGTCGGCGGCCGCAACGGCTTTACCGCATCCGCGGGTCCTGACTTCCGCAATCGCAATCCATCCGCTGGCGGCAAGGTCGTCGACCTCGACGAAGACGATTTCAAGCGCGAGCCGAACCAGAACTCGCCGTGGTCCGGCAAGCGGCTCGGCGACTGA
- the gyrB gene encoding DNA topoisomerase (ATP-hydrolyzing) subunit B gives MTDTPATENGVTAEYGADSIKVLKGLDAVRKRPGMYIGDTDDGSGLHHMVYEVVDNAIDEALAGHADLVTVTLNPDGSVTVTDNGRGIPTGMHDEGVSAAEVIMTQLHAGGKFDQNSYKVSGGLHGVGVSVVNALSVKLKLKIRQKGKIHEMSFTHGVADAPLAVTGDAGDETGTEVTFLASPETFTKTEYDYPTLEHRLRELAFLNSGVRIILTDKRHSDVKQEELLYDGGLEAFVHYLDRAKKPLIDKPIFFRNEKDGITVEVAMWWNDSYHENVLCFTNNIPQRDGGTHLAGFRAALTRQVTGYADSSGILKKEKVALTGDDCREGLTAVLSVKVPDPKFSSQTKDKLVSSEVRPVVENLSNEALSIWLEEHPAESKVLVGKVVEAAAAREAARKARELTRRKGALDIASLPGKLADCSERDPSKSEVFLVEGDSAGGSAKQGRSRENQAILPLRGKILNVERARFDKMLSSAEIGTLITALGTGIGKDEFNAEKLRYHKIIIMTDADVDGAHIRTLLLTFFFRQMPELIERGHLYIAQPPLYKVARGKSVQYVKNEGALEEYLIGQGLEDAALRLASGEVRVGQDMREVISDALRLRTLIDGLHSRYNRAVVEQAAIAGALNAEAVSDRARAEQLASDVAKRLDIIAEETERGWEGGLTSEGGLRLERMVRGVKEVVILDMALIGSQDARHIDQISSRLKEIYDVPPKLSRRDGDTEIAGPRALLDAIFASGRKGLTMQRYKGLGEMNAEQLWETTLDPNVRSLLQVKVADATDADGLFARLMGDEVEPRREFIQDNALSVANLDI, from the coding sequence ATGACCGATACACCCGCGACGGAAAACGGCGTTACCGCCGAGTATGGCGCAGACTCCATCAAGGTCCTGAAGGGCCTCGATGCCGTTCGCAAGCGCCCCGGCATGTATATCGGCGATACCGACGACGGCTCCGGCCTGCATCACATGGTCTACGAAGTCGTCGACAACGCGATCGACGAGGCGCTGGCCGGTCATGCCGACCTCGTGACCGTCACGCTCAATCCCGACGGATCGGTCACGGTCACCGACAACGGCCGCGGCATCCCGACCGGCATGCATGACGAAGGCGTTTCGGCGGCCGAAGTCATCATGACCCAGCTCCATGCCGGCGGTAAGTTCGACCAGAATTCCTACAAGGTCTCCGGCGGTCTGCACGGCGTCGGCGTTTCGGTCGTCAACGCGCTGTCGGTCAAGCTCAAGCTCAAGATCCGCCAGAAGGGCAAGATCCACGAGATGAGCTTCACCCATGGCGTGGCCGACGCGCCGCTTGCCGTGACCGGTGATGCGGGGGACGAGACGGGCACCGAGGTGACCTTCCTCGCAAGCCCCGAGACCTTCACCAAGACCGAATACGATTACCCGACGCTGGAACATCGCCTGCGCGAGCTGGCCTTCCTCAACTCGGGTGTGCGCATCATTCTCACCGACAAGCGCCATTCCGACGTCAAGCAGGAAGAGCTGCTCTATGACGGCGGTCTCGAAGCTTTCGTGCACTATCTCGACCGCGCCAAGAAGCCGCTGATCGACAAGCCGATCTTCTTCCGCAACGAGAAGGACGGCATCACCGTCGAAGTGGCGATGTGGTGGAACGACAGCTACCACGAGAATGTCCTCTGCTTCACCAACAACATCCCGCAGCGCGATGGCGGCACCCATCTTGCCGGCTTCCGCGCAGCGCTGACGCGCCAGGTCACCGGCTATGCCGATAGCTCCGGCATCCTGAAGAAGGAAAAGGTTGCGCTGACCGGCGACGACTGCCGCGAAGGCCTGACCGCCGTTCTCTCGGTGAAGGTGCCGGATCCGAAGTTCTCGTCGCAGACGAAGGACAAGCTGGTTTCGTCGGAAGTCCGTCCCGTTGTCGAAAACCTCTCGAACGAGGCGCTCAGCATCTGGCTCGAAGAGCATCCGGCTGAATCCAAGGTTCTCGTCGGCAAGGTGGTCGAAGCCGCTGCCGCTCGCGAAGCTGCCCGCAAGGCACGCGAACTGACCCGCCGCAAAGGCGCTCTTGATATCGCTTCGCTGCCCGGCAAGCTCGCCGACTGTTCCGAGCGCGATCCGTCCAAGTCCGAAGTCTTCCTCGTCGAGGGTGACTCGGCAGGCGGTTCGGCAAAACAGGGCCGTTCGCGTGAAAACCAGGCGATCCTGCCGCTGCGAGGCAAGATCCTGAACGTCGAGCGTGCCCGCTTCGACAAGATGCTGTCTTCTGCCGAAATCGGCACGCTGATCACCGCGCTCGGCACCGGCATCGGCAAGGACGAGTTCAACGCCGAAAAGCTGCGCTACCACAAGATCATCATCATGACGGACGCTGACGTCGACGGCGCCCATATCCGTACGCTGCTGCTGACCTTCTTCTTCCGCCAGATGCCGGAACTGATCGAGCGCGGTCATCTCTACATCGCCCAGCCGCCGCTCTATAAGGTGGCACGCGGCAAGTCGGTGCAGTATGTCAAGAACGAAGGCGCTCTCGAAGAATACCTGATTGGCCAGGGCCTCGAAGATGCGGCCTTGAGGCTTGCCAGCGGTGAAGTTCGCGTCGGCCAGGATATGCGCGAAGTCATCTCGGACGCGCTGCGCCTTCGCACGCTGATCGATGGTTTGCATTCCCGCTATAACCGCGCCGTCGTCGAACAGGCGGCAATTGCGGGTGCGCTGAATGCCGAGGCCGTCAGCGATCGCGCCCGCGCCGAGCAGCTGGCGTCCGACGTGGCCAAGCGTCTCGATATTATCGCAGAAGAAACCGAGCGCGGTTGGGAAGGCGGCCTGACGAGCGAAGGCGGTCTTCGCCTCGAGCGCATGGTCCGCGGCGTTAAGGAAGTCGTTATCCTCGACATGGCTCTGATCGGCTCGCAGGACGCGCGCCACATCGATCAGATCTCGTCGCGCCTCAAGGAAATCTACGACGTCCCGCCGAAGCTCTCGCGCCGGGATGGCGATACCGAGATTGCCGGCCCGCGCGCTCTTCTGGACGCAATCTTCGCCAGCGGCCGCAAGGGCCTGACGATGCAGCGTTACAAGGGCCTTGGCGAAATGAATGCCGAACAGCTCTGGGAAACGACGCTCGATCCGAACGTCCGCTCGCTGCTGCAGGTCAAGGTCGCCGATGCGACCGATGCCGATGGCCTGTTCGCCCGTCTGATGGGCGATGAGGTCGAGCCGCGCCGCGAGTTCATCCAGGACAACGCGCTGAGCGTCGCAAACCTCGATATCTGA
- the coaE gene encoding dephospho-CoA kinase (Dephospho-CoA kinase (CoaE) performs the final step in coenzyme A biosynthesis.), whose protein sequence is MLKIGLTGSIGMGKSTTAKLFAEAGIPVNDADAVVHDLYAGEAVPAVEAEFPGSTKNGAVDRAELARLLSVRPDGFKALEAIVHPLVGQRETMFLEKHRAAGVSMVLLDIPLLFETGGNTRVDLTVVVSCDPQIQKARVLARPGMTDEKFNMILSRQMPDAEKRARADYIIDTGHGIEAAKARVNEIIADIKDRIGKGDFRNA, encoded by the coding sequence ATGCTGAAGATCGGGCTGACGGGTTCCATCGGCATGGGAAAGTCGACGACGGCAAAGCTCTTTGCTGAAGCCGGCATTCCGGTCAACGATGCGGATGCCGTCGTGCATGATCTCTATGCAGGCGAAGCCGTACCTGCTGTCGAAGCGGAGTTTCCGGGAAGCACCAAGAACGGCGCGGTCGATCGGGCAGAACTTGCTCGGCTTCTGTCAGTGCGGCCGGATGGCTTCAAGGCGCTTGAGGCCATCGTCCATCCGCTCGTGGGCCAGCGGGAAACGATGTTCCTGGAAAAACATCGGGCGGCCGGCGTCAGCATGGTGCTCCTCGATATCCCTCTACTCTTCGAGACTGGTGGCAACACGCGCGTCGATTTAACCGTCGTCGTCAGCTGCGATCCACAGATTCAGAAGGCGAGGGTGCTTGCGCGCCCCGGCATGACAGACGAAAAATTCAATATGATTCTCTCGCGGCAAATGCCAGACGCCGAAAAGCGCGCGCGCGCCGATTACATCATCGATACCGGCCACGGCATCGAAGCGGCAAAGGCGAGAGTGAACGAGATCATTGCCGATATCAAAGACAGGATCGGCAAGGGAGACTTCCGGAATGCGTGA
- a CDS encoding murein transglycosylase A gives MSDGQADFTLHPISFDELKGWKDDDPSSLFEVMDACRKHIAVKPYRTGSLGLTAADLSALLDKARTADISDAASTRRFFEENCRPFLIRKSDGKPGFVTAFYEPEIAVSAVPDEVYRFPFYRRPEDLIDLDDSNRPADIDPYYAFGRLADGRISAYPDRQMIDEGFLDGRGLEIAWAKSKVDVFFVHVQGAARLRYPDGTIGRITYAAKAGHPFSAVGKLLIERGEIDRSRISMQSIRAWLNAHPEQVDEVLWHNRSYIFFRAAEVEGIEAGPIAAAKVPLLAGRSLAVDRLIHTFGFPFFIRSESLTHLDDGKPFARLMLALDTGSAIVGPARGDIFTGSGDEAGEQAGTVRNDADFVILIPNGAAERFL, from the coding sequence ATGAGTGACGGTCAGGCAGATTTTACGCTGCACCCCATCAGCTTCGATGAATTGAAGGGCTGGAAGGATGATGATCCTTCCAGCCTTTTTGAAGTCATGGACGCCTGCCGCAAACATATCGCGGTGAAGCCATACCGCACGGGATCGCTTGGGCTGACGGCGGCGGATCTCTCCGCGCTTCTCGATAAGGCACGAACGGCCGATATCTCGGACGCCGCTTCGACGCGCCGTTTCTTCGAAGAAAACTGTCGGCCGTTTCTGATCCGCAAAAGCGATGGCAAGCCCGGCTTCGTCACCGCCTTCTATGAGCCAGAGATCGCGGTTTCAGCGGTGCCGGATGAAGTCTACCGCTTTCCCTTCTATCGCCGCCCGGAGGATTTGATCGATCTCGACGACAGCAATCGTCCCGCTGATATCGATCCCTATTATGCCTTCGGCCGATTGGCGGATGGCAGAATCAGCGCCTATCCCGACCGGCAGATGATCGACGAAGGTTTTCTCGATGGACGCGGCCTTGAGATCGCCTGGGCCAAATCCAAGGTCGATGTCTTCTTCGTCCACGTCCAGGGTGCCGCGCGCCTGCGCTATCCCGATGGCACTATCGGCCGCATCACCTATGCCGCCAAGGCCGGCCATCCATTCTCCGCTGTCGGCAAGCTTTTGATTGAGCGCGGCGAAATCGATCGCAGCCGGATTTCCATGCAGTCGATCCGCGCCTGGCTCAATGCCCATCCGGAGCAGGTGGATGAAGTCCTCTGGCATAATCGCTCCTACATTTTCTTCCGGGCAGCCGAGGTGGAGGGGATCGAAGCCGGACCGATCGCCGCTGCAAAGGTGCCGCTGCTTGCCGGCCGCTCATTGGCCGTCGACCGGCTGATCCATACGTTCGGCTTTCCCTTCTTCATCCGCTCGGAAAGCCTCACCCATCTCGATGACGGAAAGCCCTTCGCTCGGCTGATGCTGGCGCTCGATACCGGCTCGGCAATCGTCGGCCCGGCTCGCGGCGACATCTTCACCGGTTCGGGCGATGAAGCCGGCGAGCAGGCTGGAACGGTGCGCAACGACGCGGATTTCGTCATCTTGATCCCCAACGGCGCCGCGGAGAGATTTCTCTGA
- a CDS encoding helix-turn-helix domain-containing protein, with product MTTPFGEAVRKLRVRKGVSQKQMAAALNVSPAYLSALEHGKRGLPTFDLLQRIAGYFNIIWDEAEELFLLARSSDPRVVIDTSGLPPEYTAFANRLAGQIRSLDATVLAELTALLEKGKKADGKAS from the coding sequence ATGACCACGCCGTTCGGAGAAGCGGTGCGCAAATTGCGGGTGCGCAAGGGTGTCTCGCAGAAGCAGATGGCAGCGGCGCTCAATGTTTCGCCGGCCTATCTATCGGCGCTCGAGCACGGCAAGCGCGGCCTGCCGACATTCGATCTGCTGCAGCGGATCGCCGGATATTTTAACATCATCTGGGATGAAGCCGAGGAGCTCTTCCTGCTTGCCCGCTCGTCAGACCCGCGCGTGGTCATCGATACCTCGGGTTTGCCACCCGAATACACGGCTTTTGCCAACCGCCTGGCAGGTCAAATCCGCAGCCTTGACGCGACTGTTTTGGCAGAGCTCACAGCCCTGCTTGAAAAAGGCAAAAAAGCGGACGGAAAAGCGTCATAA
- the dnaQ gene encoding DNA polymerase III subunit epsilon, with translation MREIIFDTETTGLDNRLDRIIEIGGIELNNHFPTGRTLHIYINPGDQKVHPDALAVHGITDEFLRDKKPFADVVEEIIEFFGDAKWIAHNATFDMGFINAELARLSMPPILPERVVDTLSLARRKHPMGPNSLDALCRRYGIDNSHRTKHGALLDSELLAEVYIEMIGGRQTALGLGVAASAGSANDADEADDVILAVLERPRPLAPRLNTAEAEAHDALIAKLGTKGIWSKYDRPN, from the coding sequence ATGCGTGAGATCATCTTCGATACGGAAACCACCGGCCTCGACAACCGTCTGGACCGCATCATCGAAATCGGCGGCATCGAGCTCAACAATCATTTCCCGACCGGCCGGACGCTCCATATCTATATCAATCCCGGCGACCAGAAGGTTCACCCGGATGCACTCGCTGTCCACGGCATTACCGACGAGTTCCTGAGGGACAAAAAACCCTTCGCCGACGTTGTCGAGGAGATCATCGAGTTTTTCGGTGATGCCAAGTGGATCGCCCATAACGCCACCTTCGACATGGGCTTCATCAATGCCGAGCTCGCCCGCCTCAGCATGCCGCCGATCCTGCCGGAGCGTGTCGTCGATACATTGTCGCTTGCACGGCGAAAGCATCCGATGGGGCCGAACTCGCTCGACGCGCTCTGCCGCCGCTACGGCATCGACAACTCGCACCGCACCAAGCACGGCGCGCTTCTCGACTCCGAACTGCTGGCCGAGGTCTATATCGAGATGATCGGTGGGCGCCAGACGGCGCTCGGTCTCGGCGTCGCCGCATCGGCCGGTTCGGCAAATGATGCAGACGAAGCAGATGACGTAATCCTGGCCGTTCTCGAAAGGCCGCGCCCGCTGGCGCCGCGCCTCAACACTGCGGAAGCCGAAGCGCATGATGCGCTGATTGCCAAGCTCGGCACCAAGGGCATCTGGTCGAAATACGATCGGCCAAACTAA
- a CDS encoding Tim44/TimA family putative adaptor protein produces the protein MSSNDFITLFFLVAAVLIFFQLRSVLGRRTGNEKPPRDLYTPRDAAGPEPADAGKVVTLPRRDSNGEEEDRFAAIDAFAPAGTALNESLRELNKADPSFTPKEFLNGAKMAYEMIVMAYADGDRKSLKNLLSREVYDGFDAAIADRETKAEKVKSTFVGIDKAEITHAEVKGSEAQITIRIISQLISATYDKDDKLIEGDAENVAEVNDLWTFARDTRSRDPNWKLVATESEHE, from the coding sequence ATGAGTTCAAACGACTTCATCACGTTATTTTTCCTGGTAGCGGCAGTTCTGATCTTTTTCCAGCTGCGCAGCGTCCTTGGCCGCCGCACCGGAAACGAGAAGCCGCCACGTGATCTCTATACGCCGCGCGATGCGGCCGGCCCCGAACCGGCAGATGCCGGCAAGGTGGTGACGCTGCCGCGCCGCGACAGCAATGGCGAGGAGGAAGATCGCTTTGCTGCCATCGACGCCTTCGCTCCAGCCGGAACTGCGCTCAACGAATCGCTTCGCGAGCTCAACAAGGCGGATCCGTCCTTCACGCCGAAGGAATTCCTGAACGGCGCCAAGATGGCCTACGAGATGATCGTCATGGCCTATGCCGATGGGGACCGGAAATCGCTGAAGAACCTGCTTTCGCGCGAAGTCTATGATGGCTTCGATGCGGCGATCGCCGATCGCGAGACGAAGGCCGAAAAGGTGAAATCCACCTTCGTCGGCATCGACAAGGCGGAAATCACCCATGCGGAAGTGAAGGGCAGCGAGGCGCAGATCACGATCCGCATCATCAGCCAGCTGATTTCGGCGACCTACGACAAGGACGACAAGCTGATCGAAGGCGACGCCGAGAACGTTGCCGAGGTCAACGACCTCTGGACCTTCGCCCGCGACACGCGTTCGCGCGATCCGAACTGGAAACTTGTGGCAACCGAATCGGAACATGAGTGA
- a CDS encoding Smr/MutS family protein, producing MAKDRKLSTDERILWGRVAKSTRPMSGKAEELTELDAFLAAAEAEIEKAEQQRKAAPTAEHAPQAPAAKKTSGVHHPLERPVKRKIAKGRLALEARIDLHGLVQSEAHVILLDFLIRAHERGMRHVLVITGKGSSLGSEGALKRAVPFWFSKPEFRYLISSYETAAQHHGGEGALYIRLARRGERS from the coding sequence ATGGCCAAAGATCGCAAGCTCAGCACCGACGAACGCATTCTTTGGGGCAGGGTGGCCAAGAGCACCCGGCCGATGTCAGGCAAGGCTGAGGAACTGACGGAGCTCGACGCCTTCCTCGCCGCCGCCGAAGCAGAGATTGAAAAGGCCGAGCAGCAGCGAAAAGCTGCGCCAACCGCCGAACACGCGCCGCAGGCACCGGCCGCAAAGAAAACCTCTGGCGTCCATCATCCGCTGGAGCGCCCGGTCAAGCGCAAGATCGCCAAGGGACGCCTCGCGCTCGAAGCGCGCATCGATCTCCACGGCCTCGTCCAGAGCGAGGCGCATGTCATCCTTCTCGACTTCCTGATCCGTGCGCACGAACGCGGCATGCGCCATGTGCTCGTCATCACCGGCAAGGGCAGTTCGCTCGGCAGCGAAGGCGCCCTGAAGAGGGCGGTGCCGTTCTGGTTCTCCAAGCCGGAATTCCGCTATCTGATCTCATCCTATGAGACCGCCGCGCAGCATCATGGCGGCGAGGGTGCGCTTTACATCCGCCTGGCCCGGCGCGGAGAGCGCTCATGA